The Haloarcula rubripromontorii region TCACATGACCTGGAGCCGCCGGTTCACGGCGGTTGCGGACGGCGAGAGCGGCTCGCGGCTCGTCGAATGTCCCGCCTGCGGACACCGGTTCTCGACGGTCGACGCGCCCTGGCTGCAGTAAGTCGGCCTGTCCAGCGCCGGCACGGTGAGCGCTACACCACGTCGCCTCGAACCGTCGCGCCCTCCTGCTGTGCCCGGTACTCTTTGACCGCGTCGGCAGCGTCGCCGGCCGCCGTCTCGTCCATCCCGAGCATCGACAGCGACTGGGTCAGCGTCGGGAAGACGAACTCGTTGTCACGGAGCTTCTGGAACGCGTCGGGCGACCGTTCGCCGTCGAGCCACAGACAGGCCCCCCGGGGGTCCAGAATCTGCTCGTAGTCGTTTCGCATCTTCGCGCCCTTGAGCCGCTGGGTGACGTTGTCCTCGAAGGACGCGTTACACACTTCCAGATGGACCGGCTCGTCGTCGTTCAGGAGGTGGGCGGCGAGGCACTTCTCGGGCGCGGCGTGGCCGTTGGCGTTCGCGCGGATGTACTCGGGGTGCTCGTCAGCCCACGCGGCGCGAACGGTCTTGCCGACCCCGTCGACGCCGTGACTGCGCTGGAACTCTTCGGCGCGCTCCGGCGCGTCTTTGAACAG contains the following coding sequences:
- a CDS encoding DUF7095 family protein; protein product: MSLDRPEAVERVEEIVATVEDETMPVPVREVWVYGDVALGLDPVERLDVYVTKDILFKDAPERAEEFQRSHGVDGVGKTVRAAWADEHPEYIRANANGHAAPEKCLAAHLLNDDEPVHLEVCNASFEDNVTQRLKGAKMRNDYEQILDPRGACLWLDGERSPDAFQKLRDNEFVFPTLTQSLSMLGMDETAAGDAADAVKEYRAQQEGATVRGDVV